A region from the Triticum aestivum cultivar Chinese Spring chromosome 3D, IWGSC CS RefSeq v2.1, whole genome shotgun sequence genome encodes:
- the LOC123076545 gene encoding uncharacterized protein, whose amino-acid sequence MLQFLGVFVQFYRNALNIMRGNTHIDVYGLLAVRDSLDSSRNYIFHRSRENARAIDVNGGYLSLSYPARGISAMGCLIEIDIRIKGKDVDKDLSIIDGSVKAFGQFDSRTANHVDNINGKIILKTHVVRKGVEATIDLDFVEVPTGGFNVRMRGKTVRGKAVYSFITECCDDDSFIASPGKHNKKFVAAVSIGHRRYTMYRLHGEEARSALFCIIQARQRAANLPIQQWSFGPC is encoded by the exons ATGCTGCAATTCCTTGGTGTTTTTGTCCAGTTTTACAGGAACGCCTTGAATATCATGCGTGGCAATACACATATTGATGTATATGGCTTGCTTGCTGTAAGGGATTCCTTGGATTCTTCCCGGAACTATATTTTTCACCGTTCCAGGGAGAACGCTCGAGCTATCGACGTG AATGGTGGTTATCTAAGTCTAAGCTACCCTGCACGGGGCATATCTGCAATGGGCTGCCTGATTGAAATTGATATAAGGATCAAGGGCAAGGATGTTGACAAAGATTTGTCAATTATTGATGGATCTGTGAAAGCCTTTGGGCAGTTTGACTCGAGGACTGCTAACCATGTTGATAACATCAATGGTAAAATTATATTGAAGACACATGTTGTTCGTAAAGGTGTTGAGGCAACTATAGACCTCGATTTTGTCGAGGTGCCAACAGGCGGCTTCAATGTGCGGATGCGTGGTAAAACTGTCCGTGGTAAAGCTGTCTACTCCTTTATCACTGAGTGTTGTGATGATGACAGCTTTATAGCTTCACCTGGGAAGCATAATAAGAAATTTGTAGCTGCTGTGAGCATAGGGCATAGGCGATACACTATGTATAGACTTCATGGAGAAGAAGCGAGAAGCGCTCTCTTTTGTATCATCCAAGCACGGCAACGAGCAGCTAACTTACCGATTCAGCAATGGAGCTTTGGTCCTTGTTAA